From one Lolium rigidum isolate FL_2022 chromosome 4, APGP_CSIRO_Lrig_0.1, whole genome shotgun sequence genomic stretch:
- the LOC124646782 gene encoding uncharacterized protein LOC124646782, whose product MDVSDLSASSMEYESGNTDEEEFNISSANYNAPREDEQSLGDDDVDESMDADGVDVEDDNVEQEEDVDTDNIQSDVLEEATDDERLDCGFVDEVLVGDNSSYDYYGDSDLETIEEPVRRRHVKSVGKKKNGSEDEDESDTEEKRKFYWEVMEKTFVSEAAAYTFYNGYARQEGFSVRKFKFKETKGANKIVRGRRFVCSREGKRNSKFLTMDNRTRRLRPLSRCNCKAELDVKLDRGSGFVIKKQWFQNLLLELEKVMKEKAELQIATLKEEKKKLEYYVADLFNIRDRNLKKMKAIQEICASWE is encoded by the exons ATGGACGTTTCAGATTTGAGTGCAAGTTCAATGGAGTACGAAAGCGGAAATACAGATGAAGAGGAATTCAATATTTCGTCTGCCAACTATAATGCACCTCGTGAAGATGAACAAAGTTTGGGAGACGATGATGTCGACGAAAGT ATGGATGCAGATGGTGTTGATGTAGAAGATGATAATGTAGAGCAAGAAGAAGATGTTGACACTGATAAT ATTCAGAGTGATGTTCTGGAGGAGGCAACTGATGACGAGAGATTGGACTGTGGTtttgttgatgag GTCTTAGTTGGCGATAATTCTTCTTACGACTATTACGGTGATTCAGACTTGGAGACTATAGAAGAACCTGTTAGAAGAAGACAT GTGAAATCAGTTGGTAAGAAAAAGAATGgatcggaggatgaagatgagagtGATACAGAAGAAAAGAGAAAGTTTTACTGGGAAGTAATGGAGAAGACCTTTGTGTCTGAGGCAGCTGCATATACTTTTTATAATGGATATGCTCGACAAGAGGGATTCAGTGTAAGAAAGTTCAAGTTCAAAGAGACTAAGGGTGCTAACAAAATAGTTCGCGGAAGGCGGTTTGTGTGTTCTCGGGAAGGAAAACGTAACAGCAAGTTTCTGACTATGGACAACCGCACTCGTAGGTTGAGACCTTTGTCACGTTGCAATTGTAAAGCGGAGTTGGATGTGAAGCTTGATAGAGGTTCGGGGTTTG TGATCAAGAAGCAATGGTTCCAAAATCTGCTGCTCGAACTTGAGAAGGTTATGAAGGAGAAGGCAGAGCTGCAGATTGCCACTctaaaggaggagaagaagaagctggagTATTACGTTGCAGATCTCTTCAATATTAGAGATAGAAACctgaagaagatgaaggccaTACAAGAGATTTGTGCAAGTTGGGAGTGA